The Primulina eburnea isolate SZY01 chromosome 8, ASM2296580v1, whole genome shotgun sequence genome contains a region encoding:
- the LOC140839204 gene encoding uncharacterized protein, with protein sequence MCEASDYAVGAVLGQRRENMVRAIYYASRTMDAAQQNYTTTEKEMLVVVFAFDKFRSYLIGTKVIVFTDHAAIRYLFAKKDAKPRLIRWILLLQEFDFEVKDKKGSENQVADHLSRLELVDKKEEGAIQETFPDEQIFEHKVARAYHAQLNGQVEVSNREIKQILEKTVNTNRRDWAMKLDDAVVFEKACHLSLELEHRAFWAVKKLNFDWKAYVRKLQLSEMDEFRNDAYENAKIYKEQTKKWHDKIIVRRELKPGQQVLLFNSRLKLFPSKLKSRWSGPFVVETVSPYGGIELKCSSGRTFKVNGQRVKPYYGTEVRNIDSVKLSEPN encoded by the exons ATGTGTGAAGCAAGTGATTATGCAGTGGGCGCTGTCTTAGGCCAAAGAAGGGAAAATATGGTTAGGGCAATTTACTACGCAAGCCGCACAATGGATGCTGCACAGCAAAATTACACTACGACCGAGAAGGAGATGCTTGTAGTAGTATTTGCATTCGACAAATTCAGATCTTATTTGATTGGCACAAAAGTAAtcgttttcactgaccatgcagctattCGCTACCTATTCGCCAAGAAGGATGCAAAAccacgcttgataaggtggattttgctattacaagaatttgactttgaggtCAAGGATAAAAAGGGTAGTGAGAATCAAGTAGCTGACCACTTGTCGAGGCTTGAGCTGGTGGATAAGAAAGAGGAGGGAGCCATACAAGAAACATTCCCAGATGAACAAATTTTTGAG cacaaAGTGGCACGAGCATATCATGCTCAGTtgaatggacaagttgaagtatCCAACCGAGAAATTAAGCAAATACTGGAAAAGACTGTCAACACCAACCGGAGGGATTGGGCAatgaagttggatgatgc GGTAGTATTTGAGAAAGCATGTCATCTGTCGTTGGAGTTGGAGCATAGAGCATTTTGGGCTGTgaagaaattaaattttgattgGAAAGCTTACGTTAGAAAACTGCAGTTGAGCGAGATGGATGAATTCCGAAATGACGCATATGAGAATGCCAAGATCTACAAAGAGCAAACTAAGAAGTGGCATGACAAAATCATTGTCCGAAGGGAGCtcaaaccaggacaacaagtactaCTGTTCAACTCTCGTCTGAAGTTGTTCCCTAGTAAGCTAAAGTCGCGTTGGTCAGGGCCATTTGTTGTGGAAACGGTGTCTCCTTATGGGGGTATCGAGCTAAAGTGCAGTTCTGGGAGAACCTTCAAGGTGAATGGACAGCGGGTTAAGCCGTACTATGGGACTGAAGTAAGGAATATCGACAGTGTCAAGTTGAGCGAACCAAACTGA
- the LOC140839205 gene encoding uncharacterized mitochondrial protein AtMg00860-like, with amino-acid sequence MVQEGIVLGHKVSSKGLEVDRAKVVAIEKLPPPRNIKGIRSFLGHAGFYRRFIRDFSKINKTMCNLLEKESTFIFDDDCLQALEKIKMALVTAPIMIVPDWKEPF; translated from the coding sequence atggtccaagagggtaTTGTTCTTGGACATAAAGTGTCTTCTAAGGGATTAGAGGTAGACCGAGCTAAAGTCGTCGCAATCGAAAAACTTCCCCCACCAAGGAACATCAAGGGAATAAGGAGCTTTCTAGGACATGCGGGGTTTTATCGTAGATttattagagatttttctaagattaATAAAACCATGTGTAACTTGCTTGAAAAAGAGTCGACTTttatatttgatgatgattgtttgcaggcattaGAGAAGATCAAAATGGCATTGGTGACTGCACCGATCATGATAGTGCCAGACTGGAAAGAGCCTTTTTAG